One Sphingomonas sp. SUN039 genomic window carries:
- a CDS encoding PGPGW domain-containing protein translates to MSMKDRWRAFERSPLGRNLLVAAGILLCIVAVIIGPLPGPGFIPLFAAGLTLLLRYAKWSKRLYVRLKRRWPKQGAFADRGLRRGSAKRRAALARAQMADEAD, encoded by the coding sequence ATGTCGATGAAGGACCGATGGCGGGCGTTCGAGCGCAGTCCCCTGGGGCGCAACCTGCTGGTCGCGGCGGGCATTTTGCTGTGCATTGTCGCGGTAATCATCGGGCCGTTGCCGGGGCCGGGGTTTATTCCGCTGTTCGCGGCCGGGCTGACGCTGTTGCTGCGCTACGCCAAATGGTCGAAGCGGCTCTATGTGCGCCTCAAACGGCGCTGGCCCAAACAGGGTGCCTTTGCCGACCGTGGTCTGCGCCGGGGAAGCGCGAAACGGCGGGCGGCGTTGGCGCGCGCGCAAATGGCGGACGAGGCCGATTGA